A genome region from Sander vitreus isolate 19-12246 chromosome 21, sanVit1, whole genome shotgun sequence includes the following:
- the dbf4b gene encoding uncharacterized protein dbf4b codes for MQHQQYAEEQGLLGSLCPGQKKLEGKTFYLDSVKKRPTALLLETVFLLGGRVESFLHKDVSFVVTGSPEGLKGENCTDTKAGTKGMNEEAQRPVMQRECVLSRDKRRTGTPRPMPCGSRGKALLEKAIRNNERLQGSSVLANARSWGVKILYVDDVILYLKQLTRESFSAIHKRPEKTCTKQQSPHVVKAAALRSPYLKIEDMSRSYKPLHIQSMTFPTLWYSGRFSPFESPPPPRFEKQTEQVENKTREKKKVESSIKDKSQTPLWCNPSPWRPRKKDLSYCECCHQPFTNLEEHLQSDQHRAFVLDPSNYSVMDQLVAEMIPGFNPNPAQLSEETLNRPPTPLPVCELEPLTDAETEHAVQALQRRGSSFNINISSPIGGPLSSGPASPSPGVQFPVPNPPATPPADIQPFTTNTGCQLPDSHLHALSPDMPVSDVEPQAHNSASQQPDTQHLSPCPETPCLSPDPYSLPPVLSPQVPYSFHIVEPHCLYSEPPVLSPQPYTAEEAVEEHPCEMDTAESVSQSVPNHISTALFPSVALTNTAKGSNQESLVGFSGITCSTKNGLECATLLSRRSSSLPRQSATAPNPKKRCRSASPEHSRSKRRRITVKCGYSSSWTEQGHLSVKPESDILAKPEGSLFDKVSSTCALEKLGSKQTFTTFCVPTVQNFTWAPIQVDILGHGSTSVAGHPSRPLSSKAKICDPPLHFPNDKSHSAFFSQDSQCSLSHSTSVCIESALIPDLATLSPSSSDSDWDCGLLSRLGPTSAPPLLPTEQICELDKELLHMPCTWMHDTSYESRLDTVLQPSKPATSLCGEEMDPSAFSRTVVQIVEVQH; via the exons ATGCAGCACCAGCAGTATGCGGAGGAGCAAGGCCTTCTGGGCTCACTGTGTCCTGGGCAGAAGAAGCTGGAGGGGAAGACCTTCTACCTGGACAGTGTAAAAAAACGCCCAACAGCCCTGCTTCTGGAGACTGTATTTCTTCTAGGAGGA AGGGTCGAGAGTTTCCTGCACAAGGATGTGAGCTTTGTTGTGACTGGAAGCCCAGAGGGCCTGAAGGGGGAGAATTGTACTGACACCAAAGCAGGGACAAAGGGGATGAATGAAGAGGCTCAACGTCCTGTGATGCAGCGAGAGTGTGTCCTCAGCAGGGACAAACGGCGAACCGGAACTCCTAGACCAATG CCCTGTGGCAGCCGTGGGAAGGCCTTGCTTGAAAAAGCCATTCGCAACAAT GAACGACTGCAGGGGAGCAGTGTTTTGGCCAATGCTCGATCTTGGGGAGTGAAGATTTTGTATGTGGATG ATgtcattttatatttgaaaCAGCTGACTCGAGAGAGCTTCAGTGCTATACACAAGAGGCCGGAG aagACTTGCACCAAACAACAAAGTCCCCATGTTGTCAAAG CTGCAGCTTTGAGGTCTCCCTATCTTAAAATTGAAGACATGAGCAG GAGCTACAAGCCCTTGCATATTCAATCTATGACATTCCCCACTCTGTGGTACTCGGGCCGATTTAGTCCCTTTgaatctcctcctcctcctcggttTGAAAAGCAGACAGAGCaagtagaaaataaaaccag ggagaagaaaaaagttGAAAGCAGCATTAAGGACAAATCTCAAACCCCACTCTGGTGTAACCCTTCCCCTTGGCGGCCACGCAAAAAGGACCTGTCTTACTGTGAATGCTGTCATCAACCCTTCACTAATCTGGAGGAG CACTTGCAGTCTGATCAGCACCGTGCGTTTGTGCTGGATCCCTCAAACTACAGTGTGATGGACCAACTCGTGGCTGAAATGATTCCGGGATTCAACCCCAATCCAGCTCAACTGTCAGAAGAAACACTGAACCG ACCACCAACTCCTTTGCCCGTCTGTGAACTGGAGCCTCTCACTGATGCTGAGACGGAGCACGCTGTTCAGGCCCTGCAGAGACGAGGTTCATCATTCAATATTAACATCTCCAGCCCTATTGGGGGTCCTCTTTCCTCTGGCCCAGCCAGCCCATCACCAGGagttcagtttcctgtcccaaaTCCACCAGCCACTCCACCTGCTGACATCCAGCCTTTCACTACTAACACAGGCTGCCAGCTCCCTGACAGCCATCTTCACGCTTTAAGTCCCGACATGCCTGTTTCAGATGTTGAACCACAAGCCCACAACTCAGCCAGCCAGCAGCCTGATACTCAACATCTCTCCCCCTGCCCTGAAACCCCATGCCTATCCCCTGACCCTTACTCCCTGCCTCCGGTCCTCAGCCCACAAGTCCCTTATTCCTTCCACATTGTGGAGCCACACTGCCTGTATTCAGAGCCTCCTGTCCTTAGTCCTCAACCGTACACTGCAGAGGAGGCTGTGGAAGAACACCCTTGTGAAATGGACACTGCAGAAAGTGTGTCTCAGTCAGTCCCTAATCATATCTCCACCGCACTTTTTCCCTCTGTGGCTTTGACAAATACAGCAAAGGGATCAAACCAAGAAAGTCTTGTTGGATTTAGTGGGatcacatgttccaccaaaaatgGTTTGGAGTGTGCTACGCTGTTGTCGCGTAGATCTAGTTCCCTGCCTCGACAGTCAGCGACTGCACCAAACCCCAAAAAGCGCTGTAGATCAGCCAGCCCTGAACACAGCCGAAGCAAAAGGAGGAGAATTACAGTGAAATGTGGCTACAGCAGTAGTTGGACTGAACAAGGGCATCTATCTGTAAAACCAGAAAGTGACATTCTGGCAAAACCTGAGGGAAGTTTATTTGACAAGGTCTCTTCAACATGCGCCTTGGAAAAACTTGGTTCAAAACAGACTTTTACCACGTTTTGTGTTCCTACTGTACAGAATTTCACTTGGGCACCAATTCAAGTGGACATTTTAGGTCATGGCAGCACTTCTGTTGCTGGTCATCCATCACGGCCACTTTCCTCAAAAGCAAAGATTTGTGATCCTCCACTCCACTTCCCCAATGATAAATCTCACAGTGCGTTTTTCAGTCAAGACTCCCAATGTTCACTATCCCACTCCACCTCAGTGTGCATCGAGTCAGCCCTCATCCCTGACTTAGCCACGCTCTCTCCATCATCATCAGACTCTGACTGGGACTGTGGTCTGCTGTCACGGCTTGGACCGAcctctgctcctcctctgtTGCCCACTGAGCAGATTTGTGAGCTCGACAAGGAGCTCCTCCACATGCCGTGCACCTGGATGCACGACACCAGCTACGAGTCACGTCTTGACACTGTCCTTCAACCGTCAAAGCCCGCAACCTCACTGTGTGGGGAAGAAATGGACCCTTCAGCGTTTTCCAGGACTGTGGTACAGATTGTTGAGGTTCAGCACTGA
- the LOC144536222 gene encoding gap junction gamma-1 protein-like: protein MSWSFLTRLLEEIHNHSTFVGKIWLTVLIVFRIVLTAVGGESIYYDEQSKFVCNSGQPGCENVCYDAFAPLSHVRFWVFQIILVATPSLMYLGYAVNKIARAEEQADSGGVRGFSRRKPKKPYLAGRKQHRGIEEAEDDQEEDPMIYEMAEAESDGSGAAKGNSGEGQAKVKVRHDGRQRIKEDGLMRIYVLQLLTRSLLEVAFLCGQYALYGFAVPPTYVCSDLPCPHSVDCFVSRPTEKTIFLLIMYTVSVLCLALNIWEMLHLGIGTICEIVRSRRVQLPDNELYGLTLAQASLNEAGLSGEDYSSYPFSWNAPSAPPGYNVAIKPLQVSTGHHNQPLPITDLTNAKMACRQNSVNIAKEERQQYTNNDENPCRAGMGDAPRGGHKDIRHPQNKLEADNPAYRQPQSHCNNHSKPHRERKHRQASKHTSSKADADRGSSTSSSSKYGVINGSEWI, encoded by the coding sequence ATGAGTTGGAGTTTCCTGACTCGCCTGCTGGAAGAAATCCACAACCATTCAACATTTGTGGGCAAGATCTGGCTCACTGTCCTCATTGTTTTCCGCATTGTGCTGACAGCCGTAGGAGGGGAGTCCATCTACTACGATGAACAGAGCAAGTTTGTCTGCAACTCAGGCCAGCCGGGCTGTGAGAACGTCTGCTACGACGCCTTCGCTCCACTCTCACACGTCCGCTTCTGGGTTTTCCAAATCATCCTGGTGGCCACGCCTTCACTCATGTACCTGGGCTACGCTGTCAACAAAATTGCTCGGGCAGAGGAGCAGGCAGACAGCGGTGGAGTGAGGGGATTTTCGCGGAGGAAACCCAAGAAGCCCTATCTTGCAGGCCGAAAGCAGCATAGGGGCATTGAAGAGGCCGAGGATGACCAAGAGGAGGACCCGATGATCTATGAAATGGCAGAAGCGGAGAGTGATGGTAGTGGAGCGGCGAAAGGAAATAGTGGTGAGGGACAAGCAAAGGTCAAGGTGCGCCATGATGGGCGTCAACGTATCAAAGAGGATGGACTGATGCGTATTTATGTCCTGCAGCTCTTGACCCGCTCCTTGCTGGAGGTGGCTTTCTTGTGTGGACAGTATGCCCTGTATGGATTTGCTGTACCTCCGACCTACGTGTGCTCCGACCTGCCCTGCCCTCACAGTGTGGACTGCTTTGTATCACGGCCCACTGAGAAAACTATCTTCCTTCTCATCATGTACACAGTCTCCGTGCTCTGTCTGGCACTCAATATATGGGAGATGCTTCACCTGGGCATAGGTACCATCTGTGAGATCGTACGCTCCCGCCGGGTGCAGCTCCCTGACAATGAGCTGTACGGGCTGACACTGGCACAAGCATCTCTTAATGAGGCGGGATTGAGTGGagaggattacagcagctacccTTTTTCTTGGAATGCACCATCAGCTCCACCTGGGTACAACGTCGCCATCAAGCCTCTTCAGGTATCGACAGGGCACCACAACCAGCCACTACCCATCACTGATCTCACTAATGCAAAGATGGCATGCCGGCAGAACAGCGTGAACATTGCCAAAGAGGAGCGTCAGCAGTACACCAATAATGATGAAAACCCCTGCAGAGCAGGGATGGGAGATGCCCCCAGAGGTGGTCATAAGGACATTCGTCATCCTCAGAACAAGCTGGAGGCTGACAATCCGGCCTACAGACAGCCACAGAGCCACTGTAATAACCACAGCAAGCCTCACCGTGAACGTAAACACCGGCAGGCCTCCAAACACACCTCAAGCAAGGCAGACGCGGACAGAGGCAGCAGCACCAGTAGTAGCAGCAAATATGGAGTCATAAATGGTTCAGAGTGGATCTGA